One window from the genome of Faecalibacterium sp. HTF-F encodes:
- a CDS encoding FeoB-associated Cys-rich membrane protein, with the protein MMEFLAANFNLPTIIVAVIVFGGVGWITWHSHKHGGCGGCGEGGCNGNCGGCSGCH; encoded by the coding sequence ATGATGGAATTTCTGGCAGCAAACTTTAATCTGCCTACGATCATTGTGGCAGTCATCGTGTTTGGCGGTGTGGGCTGGATCACATGGCACTCTCACAAGCATGGCGGCTGCGGTGGCTGCGGCGAGGGCGGCTGCAATGGTAATTGCGGCGGCTGCAGCGGCTGTCACTGA
- the feoB gene encoding ferrous iron transport protein B, protein MSIKIALAGNPNCGKTTLFNNLTGSNQYVGNWPGVTVEKKEGKLKGDKDVIIQDLPGIYSLSPYTLEEVVSRTYLVKEKPDAILNIIDGTNIERNLYLTTQLIELGIPVVMAVNMIDLVRKNGDKIDLKKLSAELGCQAVEISALKGEGTEAAAKAAVAAAKATKAGELPHVFTGSVEHAIAHIEESIQGKVDDRFLRWYAVKLFERDDKVQDELKLDKTLMDHIDQHIKDCETELDDDAESIITNQRYAYINTVVGKAVKKKARVEHLTVSDKIDQIVTNRILALPIFALVMYLMYSLSMGTSIADGGWAIGTFATDWTNDVLFGEIVPNALGGLLESIGVAGWLYGLIMDGIVAGVGAVLGFVPQMLVLFFLLSILEDVGYMSRVAFIMDRIFRKFGLSGKSFIPVLVGTGCGVPGVMASRTIENERDRRMTIMTTCFIPCGAKMPIIGLIAGAMFGGSSLVAVSAYFIGMAAIICSGVILKKTKLFAGDPAPFVMELPAYHVPAWGNVFRATWERGWSFIKRAGSVILAATVVLWFMQGFGFENGAFGMVEDQDNSVLAAIATKVAWIFAPLGFGNWRATVASVSGLIAKENVVGTFGVLYHFGGELSENGDEIWAAVAQDYTALSAYAFMIFNLLCAPCFAAMGAIKREMNNGRWTAIAIGYMCALAYCAALVVYQLGGLITGEVGFNFFTIVAAVVLACFIYLLVRPNKYTGDNEVKIDVSKITANK, encoded by the coding sequence ATGAGCATTAAAATTGCACTTGCCGGCAACCCGAACTGCGGTAAAACGACCCTGTTCAACAATCTGACCGGCTCCAACCAGTATGTCGGCAACTGGCCCGGCGTTACGGTGGAAAAGAAGGAAGGTAAGCTGAAGGGCGATAAGGATGTTATCATTCAGGACCTGCCCGGCATCTACTCTCTGTCTCCGTACACGCTGGAAGAGGTCGTCTCCCGTACCTATCTGGTCAAGGAGAAGCCCGACGCCATCCTGAACATCATCGACGGCACCAACATCGAGCGCAACCTGTACCTGACCACCCAGCTGATCGAGCTGGGCATCCCGGTGGTCATGGCGGTGAACATGATCGATCTGGTGCGCAAGAACGGCGATAAGATCGACCTGAAGAAGCTGAGCGCAGAGCTGGGCTGTCAGGCGGTGGAGATCAGCGCACTGAAGGGCGAGGGCACCGAGGCCGCTGCAAAGGCTGCTGTGGCTGCCGCCAAGGCTACCAAGGCCGGCGAGCTGCCTCACGTGTTCACCGGCAGCGTGGAGCACGCCATTGCCCACATCGAAGAGTCCATTCAGGGCAAGGTGGATGACCGCTTCCTGCGCTGGTACGCTGTCAAGCTGTTCGAGCGCGACGACAAGGTGCAGGATGAGCTGAAGCTGGACAAGACCCTGATGGATCACATCGATCAGCACATCAAGGATTGCGAGACCGAGCTGGACGACGATGCAGAGAGCATCATCACCAACCAGCGCTATGCATACATCAACACCGTGGTGGGCAAGGCTGTCAAGAAGAAGGCCCGCGTGGAGCACCTGACCGTTTCCGATAAGATCGACCAGATCGTGACCAACCGTATTCTGGCTCTGCCCATCTTCGCACTGGTCATGTACCTGATGTACTCTCTGTCCATGGGTACCTCCATTGCAGACGGCGGCTGGGCCATCGGTACTTTTGCCACCGACTGGACCAACGATGTTCTGTTCGGTGAGATCGTTCCCAATGCTCTGGGCGGCTTGCTGGAGAGCATCGGCGTGGCAGGCTGGCTGTACGGCCTGATTATGGACGGCATCGTTGCCGGTGTCGGCGCAGTTCTGGGCTTCGTTCCCCAGATGCTGGTGCTGTTCTTCCTGCTGTCCATTCTGGAGGATGTGGGCTATATGTCCCGTGTCGCCTTCATCATGGACCGTATCTTCCGCAAGTTCGGCCTGTCCGGTAAGAGCTTCATCCCTGTTCTGGTGGGCACCGGCTGCGGCGTCCCGGGCGTCATGGCATCCCGTACCATCGAGAACGAGCGCGACCGCCGCATGACCATCATGACCACCTGCTTCATCCCCTGCGGCGCAAAGATGCCCATCATCGGCCTCATCGCAGGTGCGATGTTCGGCGGTTCTTCTCTGGTGGCTGTCTCTGCTTACTTCATTGGCATGGCTGCCATCATCTGCTCCGGCGTGATCCTGAAGAAGACCAAGCTCTTCGCAGGTGATCCCGCTCCCTTCGTGATGGAGCTGCCCGCATACCATGTGCCTGCATGGGGCAACGTGTTCCGTGCAACCTGGGAGCGCGGCTGGTCCTTCATCAAGCGCGCAGGCTCCGTCATTCTGGCCGCTACCGTTGTGCTGTGGTTCATGCAGGGCTTCGGCTTCGAGAACGGTGCCTTCGGTATGGTCGAGGATCAGGACAACTCCGTGCTGGCTGCTATCGCTACCAAGGTCGCATGGATCTTTGCTCCTCTGGGCTTCGGCAACTGGCGTGCAACCGTCGCTTCCGTCTCCGGCCTGATCGCAAAGGAGAACGTGGTTGGTACCTTCGGTGTTCTGTATCACTTCGGCGGCGAGCTGTCTGAGAACGGCGATGAGATCTGGGCTGCTGTTGCGCAGGACTACACCGCTCTGTCGGCTTACGCCTTCATGATCTTCAACCTGCTGTGCGCTCCCTGCTTCGCTGCAATGGGCGCCATCAAGCGCGAGATGAACAACGGCAGATGGACGGCCATCGCCATTGGTTATATGTGTGCTCTGGCTTACTGCGCAGCTCTGGTGGTTTACCAGCTTGGCGGCCTGATCACCGGCGAGGTTGGCTTCAACTTCTTTACCATCGTGGCGGCTGTGGTTCTGGCTTGCTTTATTTACCTGCTGGTTCGTCCCAACAAGTACACCGGCGACAACGAGGTCAAGATCGACGTTTCCAAGATCACTGCAAACAAGTAA
- a CDS encoding uridine kinase produces the protein MAQNITPESLISILAAALAQKPTKPLVLALDGRCGSGKTTLADGLTRQFPASIVLHTDDFYLPPAQRVRGWEKTPCANMDLIRLRDEALRPAYEGQPVLYRAYSCRAGAYQPVQELAAQPLVILEGSYSHHPLLAGYETLRVFVTCSREEQTRRLQAREGERYANFAARWIPLEEGYFAQYRIEETADLAVDTTAANACAGMMCR, from the coding sequence ATGGCGCAGAACATCACACCGGAAAGCCTGATCTCGATCCTCGCCGCCGCACTGGCCCAGAAGCCCACAAAGCCGTTGGTGCTGGCGCTGGATGGCCGCTGCGGCAGCGGCAAGACCACCCTTGCCGACGGGCTGACCCGGCAGTTTCCGGCCAGCATCGTCCTGCACACGGACGATTTCTATCTGCCGCCCGCCCAGCGTGTACGCGGCTGGGAAAAAACACCCTGCGCCAACATGGACCTTATCCGTCTGCGGGACGAAGCCCTGCGCCCGGCCTATGAAGGCCAGCCGGTGCTCTACCGCGCCTACTCCTGCCGGGCAGGCGCATACCAGCCTGTGCAGGAGCTTGCCGCACAGCCGCTGGTCATTCTGGAGGGCAGCTACAGCCACCACCCGCTGTTGGCCGGGTATGAGACCCTGCGGGTCTTTGTCACCTGCTCAAGAGAAGAGCAGACCCGCCGCCTGCAGGCACGGGAGGGTGAGCGGTACGCCAATTTTGCCGCCCGGTGGATCCCGCTGGAGGAGGGCTACTTTGCCCAGTACCGCATTGAGGAAACGGCAGATCTTGCGGTGGACACGACCGCAGCCAATGCCTGCGCAGGAATGATGTGCCGGTGA
- a CDS encoding FeoA family protein has product MKTLKDVKVGETATVAKLHGEGPVKRRIMDMGITKGVEIYVRKVAPLGDPMELTVRNYELSVRKADAEMIEVV; this is encoded by the coding sequence ATGAAAACTCTGAAAGACGTAAAGGTCGGCGAGACCGCTACTGTGGCAAAGCTGCACGGTGAAGGCCCGGTCAAGCGCCGCATCATGGACATGGGCATCACCAAGGGTGTCGAGATCTATGTCCGCAAGGTGGCACCTCTGGGCGACCCCATGGAGCTGACCGTGCGCAACTACGAGCTGAGCGTGCGCAAGGCCGATGCTGAAATGATCGAAGTAGTCTGA
- a CDS encoding 6-phosphofructokinase — MKKRVGILTSGGDCPGLNATIRGVAKALYARMGENVEIVGILNGYSGLINGDYKEMCEDDFRGILTLGGTILGTKRTPFKMMRVVEDDNIDKVAAMKKTYKEAKLDCLLCLGGNGTHKTANLLSQEGLNIIGLPKTIDNDIYGTDVTFGFHTAVDIATDVIDRIHTTAGSHSRVMCIEIMGNKAGWLTLYSGIAGGADIILLPEQPYDIDRVCSAVERRAKKGSNFSIIAVAEGAINCEEAGMKRKEWMAKRAEAGFGTTATNRIAQAVQKKTGMETRVCIPGHMQRGGSPSAYDRVLATQFGSYAAKLVEIERYGVTVAMVNGHVTQNRLADIAGKTRNVPEGCELLTVARRMGISLG; from the coding sequence ATGAAAAAACGTGTTGGAATCCTGACCTCCGGCGGTGATTGTCCGGGTCTGAACGCCACCATCCGCGGCGTAGCCAAAGCGCTGTATGCCCGCATGGGCGAGAATGTGGAGATCGTGGGCATTCTGAACGGCTACAGCGGTCTCATCAACGGCGATTACAAAGAGATGTGTGAGGACGACTTCCGCGGCATCCTGACGCTGGGCGGCACCATTCTGGGCACCAAACGCACCCCCTTTAAAATGATGCGTGTGGTGGAGGACGACAACATTGATAAAGTCGCCGCCATGAAAAAGACCTACAAGGAAGCCAAGCTGGACTGCCTGCTGTGTCTGGGCGGCAATGGCACCCACAAAACCGCAAACCTGCTCTCGCAGGAGGGCCTGAACATCATCGGCCTGCCCAAGACCATTGATAACGATATCTACGGCACCGACGTGACCTTCGGTTTCCACACCGCCGTGGACATTGCCACCGATGTCATCGACCGCATCCACACCACCGCCGGCAGCCACAGCCGCGTAATGTGCATCGAGATCATGGGCAACAAGGCCGGTTGGCTGACGCTGTACTCCGGCATTGCTGGCGGTGCAGACATCATCCTGCTGCCGGAACAGCCCTATGATATCGACCGTGTGTGCTCTGCCGTGGAGCGCCGCGCCAAAAAGGGTTCCAACTTCTCCATCATCGCTGTAGCCGAGGGTGCCATCAACTGCGAGGAAGCCGGCATGAAGCGCAAGGAGTGGATGGCAAAGCGCGCCGAGGCAGGCTTTGGCACCACCGCCACCAACCGCATTGCACAGGCCGTGCAGAAAAAGACCGGCATGGAGACCCGTGTGTGCATCCCGGGCCACATGCAGCGCGGCGGCAGCCCCAGCGCCTACGACCGTGTTCTGGCCACCCAGTTCGGCAGCTATGCGGCAAAGCTGGTAGAGATCGAGCGCTACGGCGTAACAGTCGCCATGGTGAACGGTCACGTCACCCAGAACCGTCTGGCCGACATTGCAGGCAAGACCCGTAACGTGCCGGAGGGCTGCGAGCTGCTCACCGTCGCCCGCCGCATGGGCATCAGTCTGGGTTGA
- a CDS encoding metal-dependent transcriptional regulator: MELTSAHLRYLLAIYEVSQTHLDISSRSIAEKLGVTKPSVVRIMNLLMEHGMIVKEHYGKIYMTDRGIWVAKQVDRQLKTILTHFPPVSEPLSEAERFAAALAMTSALPERIFTGEYERLFGTAADDAEVEKAQ, translated from the coding sequence ATGGAACTTACGTCGGCGCATCTGCGCTATCTGCTGGCGATCTACGAGGTCTCCCAGACCCATCTGGATATCAGCTCCCGCAGCATTGCGGAAAAGCTGGGGGTCACCAAGCCCTCGGTGGTGCGCATCATGAACCTGCTTATGGAGCATGGCATGATCGTAAAGGAGCATTACGGCAAGATCTATATGACCGACCGGGGCATCTGGGTGGCAAAGCAGGTGGACCGGCAGCTGAAAACAATCCTGACCCATTTCCCGCCGGTCAGCGAGCCGCTGTCAGAGGCGGAACGCTTTGCGGCGGCGCTGGCCATGACCAGTGCATTGCCGGAGCGCATCTTTACCGGCGAATATGAGCGTCTGTTCGGAACAGCGGCGGATGACGCAGAAGTGGAGAAAGCCCAGTGA
- a CDS encoding DUF3793 family protein → MERNFETVMIEQCAPVLASLKPAGLFRYETRDCADLARRVKNWNVQLQPKGLRVRVLKGCVRNHRYLVYVYRESRLSAVLADEKVQSFLRQEGYRLPEAGEPLDVGGMLTQLSRRLCCSEDFPHEIGVFLGYPLGDVVGFIENRGKNFTCCGCWKSYGDPDAAQKHFDQLSKCTAVYLRLFHSGTPILRLAVAA, encoded by the coding sequence ATGGAACGCAATTTTGAAACGGTCATGATCGAACAGTGTGCCCCGGTGCTGGCCAGCCTGAAACCGGCGGGCCTGTTCCGCTACGAGACCCGCGACTGCGCCGACCTTGCACGCCGCGTGAAAAACTGGAATGTCCAGCTTCAGCCCAAGGGCCTGCGGGTGCGGGTGCTCAAGGGCTGCGTGCGCAACCACCGGTATCTTGTGTACGTCTACCGCGAAAGCAGGCTGTCTGCTGTACTGGCAGACGAAAAGGTGCAGAGCTTCCTGCGGCAGGAGGGATACCGTCTGCCGGAAGCGGGGGAACCGCTGGATGTGGGCGGCATGCTCACCCAGCTCTCCCGCCGGCTGTGCTGCTCGGAGGATTTTCCCCATGAGATCGGGGTGTTCCTTGGCTATCCGCTGGGGGATGTGGTGGGCTTTATCGAGAACCGCGGCAAGAACTTTACCTGCTGCGGCTGCTGGAAGTCCTACGGCGACCCGGATGCAGCGCAGAAGCACTTTGACCAGCTGAGCAAATGCACAGCTGTCTATCTGCGGCTGTTCCACAGCGGAACGCCCATTCTCCGCCTTGCCGTGGCGGCTTGA
- a CDS encoding FeoA family protein codes for MMPLTMAKAGETVTIKKITGKDEIRLHLAELGFVVDSEVTVVNEIAGNLILQVKESRIALDKTMANRIMIG; via the coding sequence ATGATGCCTTTGACAATGGCAAAAGCAGGAGAGACCGTCACCATCAAAAAGATCACCGGCAAGGACGAGATCCGGCTGCATCTGGCAGAGCTGGGTTTTGTGGTGGACAGTGAGGTAACGGTCGTCAACGAGATCGCAGGCAACCTGATCCTGCAGGTCAAGGAGAGCCGCATCGCGCTGGACAAGACGATGGCAAACCGTATCATGATTGGCTGA